Proteins from one Streptomyces genisteinicus genomic window:
- a CDS encoding ATP-binding protein, whose protein sequence is MESRGSVPAGPLSYEGVWRFTAPAVDVSVPQARRAVRDLLDRQGVPVSDDTVQGLMLIVSELVTNAVRHAALLSPEVAVEVAIGERWVRVSVEDNHPYRPKALETDSAQTGGRGLLLVREVTREAGGVCDVEQTASGGKVIWAELPLAPALRPEAVLYTDPTPI, encoded by the coding sequence ATGGAGAGCCGCGGGAGCGTGCCGGCCGGGCCGCTGTCGTACGAGGGAGTCTGGAGATTCACCGCCCCGGCGGTCGACGTGTCCGTACCGCAGGCCAGGCGTGCGGTACGCGACCTCCTCGACCGCCAGGGCGTACCGGTCTCCGACGACACCGTCCAGGGACTGATGCTGATCGTCTCGGAACTCGTCACCAACGCCGTACGGCACGCCGCACTGCTGTCGCCCGAGGTCGCGGTCGAGGTGGCGATCGGGGAGCGCTGGGTCCGGGTGTCGGTCGAGGACAACCACCCCTACCGCCCCAAGGCGCTGGAGACCGACTCGGCACAGACCGGCGGCCGCGGCCTGCTGCTCGTGCGGGAGGTCACGCGCGAGGCGGGCGGGGTGTGCGACGTCGAACAGACCGCGAGCGGCGGCAAGGTCATCTGGGCCGAGCTGCCCCTCGCCCCCGCTCTGCGGCCCGAGGCGGTCCTGTACACGGACCCGACTCCCATCTGA
- a CDS encoding cation diffusion facilitator family transporter has protein sequence MGAGHDHGHMHGGPPPTGTAAAAHRGRLRIALAITLGVMVVEIVGGVVSGSLALIADAAHMATDAVGLGMALLAIHMAGRPAGLNRTFGYARAEILAALANCLLLLGVGGFLLFEAVERFITPPETRSGLTVAFALVGLVANMVSLSLLVRGQKESLNVRGAYLEVLADALGSVTVLVSAAVIMATGWQYADPIASLLIGLMIVPRTVRLLRETLDVLLEAAPKGVDMAEVREHILALPGVEDVHDLHAWTITSGMPVLSAHVVVSQDVLDGVGHEKLLHELQGCIGGHFDVEHCTFQLEPAGHAEHEAKLCH, from the coding sequence ATGGGGGCAGGGCACGATCACGGGCACATGCACGGCGGTCCGCCTCCGACCGGCACCGCGGCCGCCGCCCACCGGGGCCGCCTGCGGATCGCGCTCGCCATCACCCTCGGTGTGATGGTGGTCGAGATCGTCGGCGGTGTGGTCTCCGGCTCGCTGGCCCTGATCGCCGACGCGGCCCACATGGCGACCGACGCCGTGGGTCTGGGCATGGCCCTGCTCGCGATCCACATGGCGGGGCGGCCCGCCGGGCTCAACCGGACCTTCGGGTACGCGCGGGCCGAGATCCTGGCGGCGCTCGCCAACTGCCTGCTGCTGCTCGGCGTGGGCGGCTTCCTGCTCTTCGAGGCGGTGGAGCGGTTCATCACACCGCCCGAGACCCGCAGCGGCCTGACCGTCGCCTTCGCGCTCGTCGGCCTGGTCGCCAACATGGTCTCCCTCTCCCTGCTGGTGCGCGGGCAGAAGGAGAGCCTCAACGTCCGGGGCGCCTATCTGGAGGTGCTGGCGGACGCGCTGGGCTCGGTGACGGTGCTCGTGTCGGCGGCCGTCATCATGGCCACGGGCTGGCAGTACGCGGACCCGATCGCCTCCCTGCTCATCGGCCTGATGATCGTGCCGCGCACCGTGCGGCTGCTGCGGGAGACCCTGGACGTGCTGCTGGAGGCCGCGCCCAAGGGCGTCGACATGGCCGAGGTGCGCGAGCACATACTGGCCCTGCCCGGCGTCGAGGACGTGCACGACCTGCACGCCTGGACCATCACCTCGGGCATGCCCGTGCTCTCCGCCCATGTGGTGGTGAGCCAGGACGTCCTGGACGGGGTCGGGCACGAGAAGCTGCTGCACGAACTCCAGGGATGCATCGGCGGGCACTTCGACGTGGAGCACTGCACGTTCCAGCTGGAGCCGGCCGGACACGCGGAGCACGAGGCGAAGCTCTGCCACTGA
- a CDS encoding bifunctional class I SAM-dependent methyltransferase/N-acetyltransferase, whose amino-acid sequence MSDSTPHDAFFALHRGLPRQGPGSDATTRRLLAAAGPLPARPRVLDLGCGPGRSALLLAAEEGARVTAVDLHQPFLDELRRAADARGLGDAVRTVRADMAELPFPDGSFDLVWAEGSAYLIGLDTALASWRRLLAPGGSLVVTECEWTTGAPSDAAREFWEPAALRTTARNCAAVSAAGWTVRLVHRLPEGDWEEYYGPLAARADAADTALPGMAEAVAAARAEIAVRQAHGAEYGYTGYVCAPADPRWRTRPETEADTDAVREVVTAAFPTPDEALLVDALRRDPAAWLPGLSYVAEAADGTVAAHALLTRCQVGDAPALALAPVATAPRFQRTGAGRAVVRAVLDAARARGEALVVVLGHPEYYPEFSFERASAYGIKPTFDVPDDAMMALVLDGSGAPGAGTIRYPAAFGV is encoded by the coding sequence TTGTCCGACAGCACACCGCACGACGCCTTCTTCGCCCTGCACCGCGGTCTGCCGCGGCAGGGCCCCGGCTCGGACGCCACCACCCGCCGGCTGCTGGCCGCCGCCGGACCCCTGCCCGCGCGCCCCCGGGTGCTCGACCTGGGCTGCGGCCCCGGCCGCTCCGCCCTGCTGCTCGCGGCCGAGGAGGGAGCGCGGGTCACGGCGGTCGATCTGCACCAGCCGTTCCTGGACGAACTGCGCCGGGCCGCCGACGCCCGCGGGCTCGGCGACGCGGTGCGCACCGTCCGCGCGGACATGGCGGAGCTCCCCTTCCCGGACGGGTCGTTCGACCTCGTCTGGGCGGAGGGCTCCGCGTACCTCATCGGTCTCGACACCGCGCTCGCCTCGTGGCGGCGGCTGCTCGCGCCGGGCGGCTCGCTGGTGGTGACGGAGTGCGAGTGGACCACCGGTGCCCCGTCGGACGCCGCCCGGGAGTTCTGGGAGCCGGCGGCGCTGCGCACCACGGCGCGCAACTGCGCCGCCGTCTCCGCCGCCGGCTGGACCGTGCGGCTGGTGCACCGGCTGCCGGAGGGCGACTGGGAGGAGTACTACGGTCCGCTCGCCGCACGCGCCGACGCGGCGGACACCGCACTGCCCGGCATGGCGGAGGCGGTCGCGGCCGCACGGGCCGAGATCGCCGTGCGGCAGGCGCACGGCGCCGAGTACGGGTACACCGGCTACGTCTGCGCCCCGGCCGACCCCCGCTGGCGCACCCGCCCCGAGACGGAGGCGGACACCGACGCCGTCCGCGAGGTGGTCACCGCGGCCTTCCCCACCCCGGACGAGGCCCTGCTGGTGGACGCGCTGCGACGGGACCCCGCGGCCTGGCTGCCCGGACTGTCGTACGTGGCCGAGGCCGCGGACGGCACCGTGGCCGCGCACGCGCTGCTGACCAGGTGCCAAGTCGGGGACGCCCCCGCACTCGCCCTGGCGCCGGTCGCGACGGCGCCCCGCTTCCAGCGGACGGGTGCGGGACGGGCCGTCGTCCGGGCGGTGCTGGACGCGGCGCGGGCGCGCGGCGAAGCGCTCGTGGTGGTGCTCGGCCACCCCGAGTACTACCCGGAGTTCAGCTTCGAACGCGCCTCCGCATACGGAATCAAGCCGACCTTCGACGTGCCGGACGACGCGATGATGGCGCTCGTGCTGGACGGCTCGGGCGCCCCCGGGGCAGGAACGATCCGGTATCCGGCGGCTTTCGGCGTCTGA
- the idi gene encoding isopentenyl-diphosphate Delta-isomerase, which produces MPITSAAEANSSPNGTAPAILLELVDEQGNTIGTAEKLAAHQAPGQLHRAFSVFLFDEQGRLLLQRRALGKYHSPGVWSNTCCGHPYPGEAPFTAAARRTFEELGISPSLLAEAGTVRYNHPDPASGLVEQEFNHLFVGMAQAALRPDPEEVGETVFVTPDELTDLHGRAPFSAWFMTVLDAARPAVRELTGASGGW; this is translated from the coding sequence ATGCCGATCACATCAGCCGCCGAGGCGAACAGTTCGCCGAACGGCACCGCACCAGCGATTCTGCTCGAACTCGTCGACGAGCAGGGCAACACGATCGGCACCGCGGAGAAGCTCGCCGCCCACCAGGCGCCGGGACAACTGCACCGGGCGTTCTCCGTGTTCCTCTTCGACGAGCAGGGACGGCTGCTGCTCCAGCGCCGCGCGCTGGGCAAGTACCACTCCCCCGGCGTCTGGTCGAACACCTGCTGCGGCCACCCGTACCCGGGTGAGGCGCCGTTCACGGCCGCGGCCCGCCGCACCTTCGAGGAGCTGGGCATCTCTCCCTCGCTGCTCGCCGAGGCGGGGACGGTGCGCTACAACCACCCGGACCCGGCGTCGGGTCTGGTGGAGCAGGAGTTCAACCACCTGTTCGTGGGGATGGCGCAGGCGGCCCTGCGGCCCGATCCGGAGGAGGTCGGCGAGACGGTGTTCGTGACACCGGACGAGCTGACGGACCTGCACGGCCGGGCGCCGTTCTCGGCGTGGTTCATGACGGTGCTGGACGCCGCCCGTCCGGCGGTCAGGGAACTGACCGGCGCCTCCGGCGGCTGGTGA
- a CDS encoding enoyl-CoA hydratase/isomerase family protein, translated as MEPPESPQPHLAHTVADGVATVVISNPAKRNAMTAGMWRALPEILPALAADPAVHCLVLTGDGGTFCAGADIGSLRGPEEDPAALALDAEAELAAFPKPTLAVVRGFCVGGGAQLAAACDLRFAADDARFGVTPSKLGIVYPAVSTRRLASLVGPSTAKYLLFSGELIDAERALRTGLVDEVLPPDELGRRAAEFTRILASRSQLTQCAAKEFLAGRDDREAYWRAEAYAGGETAEGVAAFLERREPRFRWTPGPGSGGPA; from the coding sequence ATGGAGCCGCCCGAGTCCCCGCAGCCGCACCTCGCGCACACCGTCGCGGACGGGGTCGCCACCGTCGTCATCAGCAACCCGGCCAAGCGCAACGCGATGACCGCCGGGATGTGGCGCGCCCTCCCGGAGATCCTCCCGGCCCTCGCCGCCGACCCCGCGGTGCACTGCCTGGTCCTGACCGGTGACGGCGGCACGTTCTGCGCGGGGGCGGACATCGGCTCGCTGCGCGGACCCGAGGAGGACCCCGCGGCCCTCGCGCTCGACGCCGAGGCGGAGCTCGCCGCGTTCCCGAAGCCGACGCTCGCGGTGGTACGGGGCTTCTGCGTCGGCGGCGGCGCACAGCTGGCCGCCGCCTGCGATCTGCGCTTCGCCGCGGACGACGCGCGCTTTGGCGTGACCCCGTCGAAGCTCGGCATCGTCTACCCGGCCGTGTCCACCCGAAGGCTCGCCTCGCTGGTGGGGCCGTCGACCGCCAAGTACCTGCTCTTCTCGGGCGAGTTGATCGACGCGGAACGGGCACTGCGCACCGGCCTGGTGGACGAGGTGCTGCCGCCGGACGAACTGGGCCGCAGAGCGGCGGAGTTCACGCGGATCCTCGCTTCGCGCTCGCAGCTGACGCAGTGCGCCGCCAAGGAGTTCCTCGCCGGACGCGACGACCGGGAGGCGTACTGGCGGGCGGAGGCGTACGCCGGCGGCGAGACCGCCGAGGGCGTCGCGGCGTTCCTGGAACGCCGCGAGCCCCGCTTCCGCTGGACCCCGGGGCCGGGGAGCGGCGGACCGGCCTGA
- a CDS encoding DUF5941 domain-containing protein, translating to MSTAILTGPPVPGSSLEGDLRSLGFEVRTADGPAEAARLLAEAPAAARVALVDPRFVGHVHALRLALTDPRFPAAAVPGALTAQPAARAALTGAVRGVTAQVPAGAPSAGGALADEAAAALEAGGTAVHRPELGSLVAEVPAEAQERHAARARVEAVDDEAVRLRSAVKARDGFFTTFCISPYSRYLARWCARRGLTPNQVTTASLITALIAAGCAATGTRTGYVAAGVLLLFSFVLDCTDGQLARYSLQYSTMGAWLDATFDRAKEYAYYAGLALGAARGGDDVWALALGAMVLQTCRHVVDFSFNEANHDATANTSPTAALSDRLDSVGWTVWARRMIVLPIGERWAMIAVLTAVTTPRVVFYALLAGCAFAACYTTAGRVLRSLTRRARRTERATAALADLTDTGPLAGAVARAASAAARRLPGVVPLAAAVAGAAALVLCAALAGYGSGWTLAAAAVYCLTSGIAVARPLGGPLDWLVPPVFRAAEYGTVLILAAEAQVNGALPAAFGLVAAVAYHHYDTVYRIRGGAGAPPHWLVRVIGGHEGRALAVALLAFLLDGEDFAVALTALAVAVALVVLTESIRYWTAAARGGAPAVHDEGETA from the coding sequence CTGTCGACCGCCATCCTCACCGGCCCGCCGGTCCCCGGATCGTCGCTCGAAGGCGATCTGCGGTCGCTCGGTTTCGAGGTACGGACCGCCGACGGCCCCGCCGAAGCGGCCCGGCTGCTCGCCGAGGCTCCCGCCGCGGCCCGGGTCGCCCTCGTCGACCCCCGCTTCGTCGGCCACGTCCACGCCCTGCGCCTGGCGCTCACCGACCCCCGCTTCCCCGCCGCCGCCGTGCCCGGCGCCCTGACCGCCCAGCCCGCGGCCCGCGCCGCGCTCACCGGCGCGGTCCGCGGCGTCACGGCCCAGGTGCCGGCCGGTGCCCCGTCCGCCGGCGGAGCCCTCGCCGACGAGGCCGCCGCCGCGCTCGAGGCCGGCGGCACCGCCGTGCACCGCCCCGAGCTCGGCTCGCTGGTCGCCGAGGTGCCCGCCGAGGCACAGGAGCGGCACGCGGCCCGCGCCCGGGTCGAGGCCGTCGACGACGAGGCGGTCCGGCTGCGCTCCGCGGTGAAGGCCCGGGACGGTTTCTTCACCACCTTCTGCATCAGCCCCTACTCGCGCTACCTGGCCCGCTGGTGCGCCCGCCGGGGCCTGACCCCGAACCAGGTCACCACCGCCTCGCTGATCACCGCGCTGATCGCGGCCGGCTGCGCCGCCACCGGCACGCGCACCGGCTACGTCGCCGCCGGTGTGCTGCTCCTGTTCTCCTTCGTCCTGGACTGCACCGACGGTCAGCTCGCCCGTTACTCCCTCCAGTACTCGACGATGGGCGCCTGGCTGGACGCCACCTTCGACCGGGCCAAGGAGTACGCCTACTACGCGGGCCTCGCCCTCGGCGCCGCCCGCGGCGGCGACGACGTCTGGGCGCTCGCGCTCGGCGCGATGGTCCTCCAGACGTGCCGGCACGTCGTCGACTTCTCGTTCAACGAGGCCAACCACGACGCCACGGCCAACACCAGCCCCACCGCAGCCCTCTCCGACCGGCTCGACAGCGTGGGCTGGACGGTGTGGGCCCGCCGCATGATCGTGCTCCCCATCGGCGAGCGCTGGGCCATGATCGCCGTGCTCACCGCGGTGACCACGCCCCGCGTCGTCTTCTACGCGCTGCTCGCCGGCTGCGCCTTCGCCGCCTGCTACACGACCGCGGGCCGGGTGCTGCGCTCCCTGACCCGCCGGGCCCGCAGGACCGAGCGCGCCACCGCGGCGCTCGCCGACCTCACCGACACCGGACCCCTGGCGGGCGCCGTGGCACGTGCCGCGTCCGCCGCCGCCCGCCGCCTGCCGGGCGTCGTCCCGCTCGCCGCGGCCGTCGCCGGCGCCGCCGCCCTGGTCCTCTGCGCGGCCCTGGCCGGCTACGGCTCCGGCTGGACCCTCGCCGCGGCCGCCGTGTACTGCCTCACCTCCGGCATCGCCGTCGCCAGGCCGCTGGGCGGCCCGCTGGACTGGCTGGTGCCGCCCGTGTTCCGCGCCGCCGAATACGGCACGGTCCTGATCCTGGCCGCCGAGGCGCAGGTGAACGGGGCCCTGCCCGCGGCTTTCGGCCTGGTGGCGGCCGTCGCCTACCATCACTACGACACCGTGTACCGCATCCGCGGAGGCGCGGGCGCGCCCCCGCACTGGCTGGTGCGGGTGATCGGCGGGCACGAGGGGCGGGCCCTGGCAGTGGCACTGCTGGCCTTCCTGCTGGACGGCGAGGACTTCGCCGTCGCCCTCACGGCCCTCGCCGTGGCCGTCGCCCTCGTGGTGCTGACCGAGAGCATCCGCTACTGGACGGCAGCCGCCCGCGGCGGTGCACCCGCCGTACACGACGAAGGAGAAACCGCATGA